In one window of Thalassotalea agarivorans DNA:
- a CDS encoding acyl-CoA thioester hydrolase/BAAT C-terminal domain-containing protein, with product MLLLLCLSLFGCQNADAKGESVTYKGIVATYFAADAPVTERVVLVFGGSGGGIYTANRMANTFSKSGVNAMAVAYFGVQGLPQQLANIDLNYFEKAFEYVVSKKGISREKIALMGISRGAELALLLGSTYQIGPVVAYAPSSVLWGPCCNDFPSGTVGWQYNEKPLPHARQLPYQQPNENEYHGTPQFMKSLQGQDLSAATIKVENIPRGIILVSGEDDQLWPSTFMANQIMDRLHAKQYKYPFKHLSYEGAGHVISPGARSNIQRSTLANGYVIIMGGSSAANAKAQQDSWPQVIEFISSKQLME from the coding sequence ATGCTCCTACTACTATGCTTGAGCCTATTCGGCTGCCAAAATGCGGATGCAAAAGGAGAGTCTGTTACCTACAAAGGTATTGTTGCGACTTACTTTGCAGCAGACGCGCCTGTGACTGAGCGCGTGGTGTTGGTCTTTGGTGGCAGTGGCGGTGGGATATACACAGCAAATCGTATGGCTAACACCTTTTCAAAATCTGGTGTTAATGCGATGGCGGTCGCCTATTTTGGCGTACAAGGTCTGCCACAACAATTGGCAAATATTGATTTAAACTATTTTGAAAAAGCTTTTGAATATGTAGTAAGTAAAAAAGGGATTTCAAGAGAGAAGATAGCGTTAATGGGCATATCAAGAGGTGCTGAATTAGCACTACTCTTAGGATCAACCTATCAGATAGGCCCTGTAGTAGCTTATGCTCCTAGCTCAGTGTTATGGGGACCATGTTGCAATGACTTTCCCTCTGGTACGGTAGGGTGGCAATACAACGAAAAGCCCTTACCACATGCTCGACAATTGCCGTATCAACAACCAAATGAAAATGAATATCATGGCACGCCGCAATTTATGAAAAGTCTTCAAGGGCAGGATTTAAGCGCCGCAACAATCAAGGTGGAAAACATACCCAGAGGCATAATACTCGTAAGTGGCGAAGACGATCAGCTTTGGCCTTCAACTTTTATGGCTAACCAAATCATGGATAGACTACATGCTAAGCAGTACAAGTATCCGTTCAAGCATTTAAGTTATGAAGGAGCAGGGCACGTAATATCCCCTGGTGCTAGGAGTAACATTCAGCGAAGCACGCTAGCCAATGGCTACGTCATTATCATGGGCGGAAGCAGCGCAGCTAATGCGAAAGCGCAACAAGATAGTTGGCCACAAGTGATCGAATTTATAAGCAGTAAACAATTAATGGAGTGA